Proteins encoded within one genomic window of Eleutherodactylus coqui strain aEleCoq1 chromosome 1, aEleCoq1.hap1, whole genome shotgun sequence:
- the UPK3B gene encoding uroplakin-3b isoform X1, translated as MSFHIHLWLLLTLSAVAADYSSYIPQLIIKPFQGRVTATTFILDKPQCLFDRTSTNNVWLFVANKTVQLDNNQLSKSAPYSSFSSLGYYRTLRTVEKTFPCNDVANYIRVGSETSCSDSDNCNGPLISPGPYRVKFVVLDSNGALVDQTGWSGPITLHQGKRASSIDTWPGGRSGGMIVITSILSILLATFLVCLIGTFIVGRKNIICCKRTEEIENTVPQVVNMKNYKTHHAPENTDLCSQPVA; from the exons ATGTCTTTCCACATTCATTTGTGGCTGCTTCTCACATTATCTGCTGTTGCTGCAG ATTATTCCTCTTATATCCCACAACTGATCATCAAACCTTTTCAAGGAAGAGTGACAGCTACAACATTTATTCTGGACAAACCACAGTGCCTCTTTGACCGGACCTCAACTAATAATGTGTGGTTATTTGTAGCCAACAAGACAG TACAATTGGATAACAATCAGTTATCAAAAAGTGCTCCTTATTCTTCATTTTCATCCTTGGGTTATTACCGCACTCTTCGTACTGTTgagaaaacattcccctgtaatgATGTAGCCAATTACATTCGGGTTGGTAGTGAAACTTCCTGCTCTGACTCTGACAACTGCAATGGACCTTTAATTTCTCCAGGTCCATACCG gGTTAAATTTGTTGTTTTAGATTCTAATGGTGCACTGGTGGATCAAACTGGCTGGTCTGGCCCGATCACACTCCACCAAG GAAAGAGAGCATCATCAATTGATACATGGCCTGGCGGGCGTAGCGGTGGTATGATTGTCATCACCTCCATCCTTTCAATCCTACTGGCTACCTTTCTGGTTTGTCTCATTGGGACATTTATTGTGGGAAG gaaAAACATAATTTGTTGCAAAAGGACTGAAGAAATAGAAAACACCGTACCTCAAGTAGTGAATATGAAAAATTATAAAACACACCATGCCCCTGAAAATACTGATCTATGCTCTCAGCCAGTGGCCTAA
- the UPK3B gene encoding uroplakin-3b isoform X2 yields the protein MLSRMAFIIIQLIENRWKNYSSYIPQLIIKPFQGRVTATTFILDKPQCLFDRTSTNNVWLFVANKTVQLDNNQLSKSAPYSSFSSLGYYRTLRTVEKTFPCNDVANYIRVGSETSCSDSDNCNGPLISPGPYRVKFVVLDSNGALVDQTGWSGPITLHQGKRASSIDTWPGGRSGGMIVITSILSILLATFLVCLIGTFIVGRKNIICCKRTEEIENTVPQVVNMKNYKTHHAPENTDLCSQPVA from the exons ATGTTGAGCAGGATGGCTTTCATAATCATCCAACTGATAGAAAATAGATGGAAAA ATTATTCCTCTTATATCCCACAACTGATCATCAAACCTTTTCAAGGAAGAGTGACAGCTACAACATTTATTCTGGACAAACCACAGTGCCTCTTTGACCGGACCTCAACTAATAATGTGTGGTTATTTGTAGCCAACAAGACAG TACAATTGGATAACAATCAGTTATCAAAAAGTGCTCCTTATTCTTCATTTTCATCCTTGGGTTATTACCGCACTCTTCGTACTGTTgagaaaacattcccctgtaatgATGTAGCCAATTACATTCGGGTTGGTAGTGAAACTTCCTGCTCTGACTCTGACAACTGCAATGGACCTTTAATTTCTCCAGGTCCATACCG gGTTAAATTTGTTGTTTTAGATTCTAATGGTGCACTGGTGGATCAAACTGGCTGGTCTGGCCCGATCACACTCCACCAAG GAAAGAGAGCATCATCAATTGATACATGGCCTGGCGGGCGTAGCGGTGGTATGATTGTCATCACCTCCATCCTTTCAATCCTACTGGCTACCTTTCTGGTTTGTCTCATTGGGACATTTATTGTGGGAAG gaaAAACATAATTTGTTGCAAAAGGACTGAAGAAATAGAAAACACCGTACCTCAAGTAGTGAATATGAAAAATTATAAAACACACCATGCCCCTGAAAATACTGATCTATGCTCTCAGCCAGTGGCCTAA